The genomic interval TCGGCTGCGCATCTTCTCCGGCACGGCGAACCCGAGGCTGGCGCAGGAGGTGGCGTGCTACCTGGGGATGGAGCTGGGGAGGGTGAAGATCAAGCGGTTCGCGGACGGGGAGCTGTACGTGCAGCTGCAGGAGAGCGTGCGTGGGTGCGACGTGTTCCTGGTGCAGCCCACCTGCCCGCCGGCAAACGAGAACCTGATGGAGCTCCTCATCATGATCGACGCatgccgccgcgcctccgccaaGACCATCACCGCCGTCGTGCCCTACTTCGGGTACGCCCGCGCCGACCGCAAGatgcgcggcggccgggagtCGATCGCCGCCAAGCTGGTGGCCAACCTCATCACGGAGGCCGGCGCCCACCGCGTGCTGGCCTGCGACCTCCACTCGGGGCAGTCCATCGGCTACTTCGACATCCCCGTGGACCATGTGTACGGGCAGCCGGTGATCCTGGACTACCTGGCCAGCAAGACCATCTGCCCcgacgaggtggtggtggtgtcccCGGACGTGGGTGGCGTCGCCCGGGCCCGCGCCTTCGCCAAGAAGCTGTCGGACGCGCCGCTGGCCATCGTGGACAAGCGGCGGCAGGGGCACAACCAGTCGGAGGTGGTGCACCTCATCGGCGACGTCAGGGGGAAGGTGGCGGTGATGGTGGACGACATGATCGACACTGCGGGGACGGTGTCCCAGGGAGCGGAGCTGCTGCACAGGGAGGGCGCCAGGGCCGTCTACGCCTGCAGCACCCACGCCGTGCTCAGCCCGCCCGCCGTCGACAGGCTCTCCAGCGGCCTCTTCCAGGAGGTGATCGTCACCAACACCGTCCCCGTGCTTCACCACCGGACCTTCCCCCAGCTCACCGTCCTCTCCGTCGCCAATCTCCTCGGCGAGACCATCTGGCGCGTTCACGACGACTGCTCTGTCAGTAGCATCTTCCAGTGaccattcatatacatatacaccACGTACTCCATTAACTCAATTAATTTAGTACATTCCAAGCATACATCATGATATATACTCTCCTAGTAGCTTGAGAAACATTTGTACATACATAACGCATGGCAGCTCTAGCTAGCCTGCATCCAGTTCTTCAGCAAGTTTTATGGCGCCGCCAGCTGCACCATCGGCTCTTGACTTGCCTGCTGCTACACCTTGCATCTTCTTAACCTTTTTCTTTCCACTGAGCGAGCCGCTCGCTGCAAGCAAACACACCAATATAAGTATATAACCACAAAACAACATCTAATAAGATAGCATACTCGACGAAATAAAAATAGCACCACATTATCTGTCAAACAGGTCAATACTTCTCTGCTTTATTAGTTGGTGGAACTAATAAAGCAGGAGCCATGTTTGTACCTTGCCACTCATAAACAACTTTCGACTCTCCCTTGACCACTTTCGGGTATTGATCTATGCGAGAATCTTCCAGTATTAGTTCTTCCACCTATGCCACAATACAACAGAGAAAGGGAAATTAGTTTACCAACAATGGAGAGTGAAATGACAAATTTTCAGCAGCAGTGCTATATAAATTACAAGGTTAGACCAATGAGGCTACGACTTGCTGAGGCAATTTTGTTACTTCTCTATTATGCCCATATACTAGTACATATATTGAGCCTAGGACAATGCACTTGTCAATAAATTAGGGGCAGTGTGTTTCTCCTTTTCCCAAGATACTTCTAGTGCCATATAAGGCCAGttccaacccaagacactagggatagttttcataaactccacatcatcaagaaactagtactagacattAATCTTTCAATGCAAACATGATCATGAGAAGATTAATGCCCACTCAACGCTTCCTTTTAGTAGTCAAGTTTTGATAAGTTAAAGATGAGACTCATGTCAACTTTCTACTCAGAAATAAAGCTGCAACGTTGCGCTGCTTGAGCCATTCCCTCAACAGCATTTTTAACTGTGTTCGATGATATTTTGTacaccttttttattttataagaaaTGGGGTGCGTCAAAATATTAATTCCGGGAATGACAGTACAGTAGtaaaattagtgattaattatcaccAATGATACAATCTGGCGTACATGAGAATGTTATATGACATGTGCAGTGCTGCCCAATTAATATACGGGTGCATATATActca from Oryza glaberrima chromosome 3, OglaRS2, whole genome shotgun sequence carries:
- the LOC127768073 gene encoding ribose-phosphate pyrophosphokinase 1-like gives rise to the protein MAFFVKISAPCSLAGHGTTSSSSGSSRSKRGLLLPVGAGAGAGAYGGRQYSDVVPVPALSQAQASSSGGRLRIFSGTANPRLAQEVACYLGMELGRVKIKRFADGELYVQLQESVRGCDVFLVQPTCPPANENLMELLIMIDACRRASAKTITAVVPYFGYARADRKMRGGRESIAAKLVANLITEAGAHRVLACDLHSGQSIGYFDIPVDHVYGQPVILDYLASKTICPDEVVVVSPDVGGVARARAFAKKLSDAPLAIVDKRRQGHNQSEVVHLIGDVRGKVAVMVDDMIDTAGTVSQGAELLHREGARAVYACSTHAVLSPPAVDRLSSGLFQEVIVTNTVPVLHHRTFPQLTVLSVANLLGETIWRVHDDCSVSSIFQ